In Paenibacillus sp. FSL M7-0420, a single genomic region encodes these proteins:
- a CDS encoding LapA family protein — MKFQWSLILGLFFALLTAVFAVMNVDTVPVNFGFDFVSIPLILVILGCALIGGVVVGSYGIFRQYKLQKQIKSLNAELAKLRDANSINMEPIPAESAPFTPEGSSQL, encoded by the coding sequence ATGAAATTTCAATGGTCACTTATATTAGGTTTATTTTTCGCTCTGCTGACTGCAGTATTCGCAGTAATGAATGTGGATACGGTTCCGGTGAATTTCGGCTTCGACTTTGTCAGCATTCCGCTTATCCTCGTTATTCTTGGCTGTGCGCTGATCGGCGGTGTTGTGGTCGGTTCGTACGGGATTTTCCGCCAGTATAAGCTGCAGAAGCAGATCAAGAGCCTGAATGCCGAGCTTGCCAAGCTGCGTGACGCTAACAGTATCAACATGGAACCTATCCCTGCTGAGAGTGCTCCCTTTACTCCAGAAGGATCATCCCAGCTGTAA
- a CDS encoding cold shock domain-containing protein — MKGTVKWFNAEKGYGFLQVEGGEDVFVHFSAIQGDGFKTLDEGQAVEFDVTDGNRGPQAANVVKL; from the coding sequence TTGAAAGGTACAGTAAAATGGTTTAACGCAGAAAAGGGTTATGGTTTCCTTCAAGTTGAAGGCGGCGAAGATGTATTCGTTCACTTCTCAGCGATTCAAGGCGACGGATTCAAGACTTTGGACGAAGGCCAAGCGGTAGAATTCGATGTTACGGACGGTAACCGTGGTCCACAGGCAGCGAACGTAGTTAAATTATAA
- a CDS encoding TetR/AcrR family transcriptional regulator: MSSASVDKHAAILDAAYELFGSGGFYETKMSEVAERAGIAKGTVYLYFKSKEELFMAVTRRDCEGFLEQLEGKLRTRSALTDKLSVIAEHHLFYYYERKQHTKLFFRAPNNNPELVAYMAQFMEAYMQAVVKVLLEGGATEPELMAQSYIGILDRLKMDILFDPEFAEADADKRAKFAARLFITGALGSLDSAMGDFPAEAES; encoded by the coding sequence TTGAGCAGTGCATCCGTAGACAAACATGCAGCTATTCTGGATGCCGCTTATGAGCTTTTCGGTTCAGGCGGCTTTTATGAGACCAAGATGTCGGAAGTGGCCGAACGTGCAGGCATTGCCAAGGGTACGGTCTATTTATATTTTAAAAGCAAAGAGGAGCTCTTCATGGCGGTTACCCGCCGCGATTGTGAAGGCTTCCTTGAGCAGCTTGAGGGCAAGCTGAGGACCCGCTCCGCATTGACAGACAAGCTCTCCGTGATTGCAGAGCATCATCTGTTCTATTACTATGAGCGCAAGCAGCATACGAAGCTGTTCTTCCGTGCGCCTAACAATAACCCTGAGCTGGTGGCGTATATGGCACAGTTCATGGAAGCCTATATGCAGGCTGTGGTGAAGGTGCTGCTGGAAGGCGGGGCTACCGAGCCGGAGCTGATGGCGCAGTCGTACATCGGGATTCTGGACCGTCTGAAGATGGATATCCTGTTCGACCCTGAGTTTGCCGAGGCAGATGCGGATAAGCGGGCGAAGTTTGCGGCCAGGCTCTTTATCACTGGGGCACTGGGCAGCCTGGATTCGGCAATGGGCGACTTCCCTGCTGAAGCTGAATCTTAA
- a CDS encoding fumarylacetoacetate hydrolase family protein: MSSAINNVYCVGRNYQLHAEELGNKVPAEPLIFLKPSHAAVALDKAIIHLPKDAGLIHYEGELVLRIARDYVPGMSMQELVDVMALGLDFTLRDVHNDLQKKGLPWTAAKGFKNAAPLTPYMALPEEEELEATDFTVRKNGIEVQRGNVKNMIFSLQKIVEFIAARYGLGKDDIIFTGTPAGVGPAVAGDSFELFWGERLMGTCLIG, encoded by the coding sequence ATGAGCAGTGCGATCAATAATGTATACTGTGTAGGACGCAACTATCAATTACATGCGGAGGAGCTGGGCAACAAGGTGCCTGCCGAGCCGCTGATCTTCCTGAAGCCGTCTCATGCTGCTGTGGCCCTGGATAAAGCGATTATCCATCTGCCCAAGGACGCCGGACTGATTCATTACGAGGGGGAGCTGGTGCTGCGTATTGCGCGTGATTACGTGCCGGGGATGAGCATGCAAGAGCTGGTGGATGTGATGGCGCTGGGCCTCGACTTCACGCTCCGTGATGTGCATAATGATCTGCAGAAGAAGGGCCTGCCCTGGACGGCCGCCAAGGGCTTCAAGAATGCGGCTCCGCTGACCCCTTACATGGCATTGCCTGAGGAAGAGGAACTGGAGGCCACCGACTTCACCGTCCGCAAGAACGGAATTGAAGTTCAGCGCGGGAACGTGAAGAACATGATTTTCTCCCTGCAAAAAATCGTTGAATTCATTGCCGCCCGCTACGGGCTGGGCAAAGACGATATTATCTTCACCGGAACCCCCGCCGGAGTAGGTCCGGCAGTGGCGGGCGATTCGTTCGAGCTGTTCTGGGGCGAGCGCCTCATGGGCACCTGCCTGATCGGTTAA
- a CDS encoding M42 family metallopeptidase, whose amino-acid sequence MLNIQPNEEYILNLLKKLLDTPSPSGFTAQVMALVAEEAAALNIPLTWNEKGGAMLTVPGLDPSRTIGISAHVDTLGAMVRSIKSNGTLRLTSVGGFSMNSIENEYCIIHTRSGLTYTGTILTSHPSVHVYADARDFKRAEENMEIRIDELVSTKDDVLKLGISVGDFISFDARAVLTTSGYIKSRHLDDKASVAALFGLLESIRREGWKPLHNLSLLISNYEEVGHGAAWIPGEINEMIAVDMGAMGDDLSCKETDVSICAKDSSGPYDYAMTSRMIELANGLAIPFAVDIYPQYGSDASAALRGGNNIRAALIGPGVHASHSMERTHKQAVLNTAKLLAAYVGAN is encoded by the coding sequence TTGCTTAACATCCAGCCCAATGAAGAATATATTCTGAATCTGCTCAAAAAACTGCTCGACACCCCAAGCCCCAGCGGCTTCACCGCCCAGGTGATGGCACTCGTGGCTGAAGAAGCGGCGGCGCTCAATATTCCGCTCACCTGGAATGAAAAAGGCGGCGCGATGCTCACCGTACCCGGACTTGATCCTTCGCGCACGATCGGCATCAGCGCCCATGTGGATACGCTCGGTGCCATGGTCCGCTCTATTAAGTCTAACGGTACCCTCCGTTTAACCTCTGTAGGCGGATTCAGCATGAACAGCATTGAGAATGAATATTGCATCATCCATACCCGCAGCGGCCTAACTTATACCGGTACGATCCTGACCAGTCATCCATCTGTGCATGTGTATGCCGATGCCCGTGATTTCAAGCGTGCGGAAGAGAATATGGAGATCCGGATTGATGAGCTGGTCTCCACCAAGGATGATGTGCTGAAGCTGGGGATTTCGGTAGGTGACTTCATTTCGTTCGATGCAAGGGCGGTGCTTACCACCAGCGGATATATCAAATCCCGTCATCTGGACGACAAAGCCAGCGTAGCCGCCTTATTCGGGCTGCTGGAGAGCATCCGGCGCGAAGGCTGGAAGCCGCTGCATAACCTGTCCCTGCTCATCTCCAACTATGAAGAGGTAGGTCACGGCGCTGCCTGGATTCCAGGGGAGATCAATGAGATGATCGCTGTGGACATGGGTGCGATGGGCGATGACCTCAGCTGCAAGGAGACGGATGTCTCCATCTGCGCCAAGGATTCCTCCGGCCCGTATGACTATGCCATGACCAGCCGCATGATCGAGCTGGCGAACGGTCTGGCTATTCCTTTCGCGGTCGATATCTATCCGCAATACGGCTCCGACGCCTCTGCTGCGCTGCGCGGCGGAAATAACATCCGGGCCGCACTGATCGGACCGGGCGTACACGCCTCGCACTCCATGGAGCGTACCCACAAGCAGGCTGTGCTGAATACGGCTAAGCTGCTGGCGGCTTATGTAGGGGCGAACTGA
- a CDS encoding MFS transporter — translation MNARRSGGQYSDQNWLRSFMFTLYGTSVLVVSYFPLFYAHLGFSSPQMGLLYSVGPLISILSNLFWSMMSDRLGTVRKIMALLLGGQLITAIILARATDFSSVMLILSFFYFFYYPVFPLADTMAIKIAQRHGRNFIAIRVFGSLGYSFFALTIGYVLRTLGPQYSVAICIVIVVTALLITIGLKDVKRPEAAPLSVDKESADKPLKGAGLREILLQKEVLWFFGSVFLLAIGYRMNEAFLTISLKGMNAGDEVVGWALLASALSEIPIFFLLSRYGDKFKELPLLAFASLMFTLRFLFMSLAQEPGTVVAIQAMHSISFGIYYVTAVRYITRIIPDHLRATGMALFTVVWSSGAGLLSGTFGGLIYQDAGRIVFYLVATGFSVLAFIGFLSKHLMDLGGGTDRPLRRKSKTPL, via the coding sequence ATGAATGCGAGGCGGAGCGGCGGCCAATACAGTGATCAAAACTGGCTGCGATCCTTTATGTTTACGCTGTACGGCACCAGTGTGCTGGTTGTTTCTTATTTCCCGTTATTTTATGCCCACCTGGGCTTCAGCAGTCCGCAAATGGGTCTGCTCTACTCAGTAGGACCGCTAATCTCAATTCTCTCTAATCTGTTCTGGAGTATGATGAGCGACCGGCTGGGTACCGTCCGTAAGATTATGGCCCTCCTGCTTGGAGGCCAGCTGATTACCGCCATTATTCTGGCCAGAGCCACCGATTTCTCAAGTGTCATGCTTATCTTATCCTTTTTCTATTTCTTCTATTACCCGGTTTTTCCACTTGCAGATACTATGGCGATCAAAATTGCCCAGCGCCACGGGCGGAATTTCATTGCCATCCGTGTATTCGGCTCGCTCGGATACTCCTTCTTCGCCCTTACAATCGGCTATGTACTCAGAACGCTGGGACCTCAGTACAGCGTAGCGATTTGTATTGTGATTGTTGTAACCGCGCTGCTGATTACGATTGGGCTGAAGGATGTGAAGCGACCCGAAGCGGCTCCGCTCTCTGTAGACAAGGAGTCTGCGGACAAACCGCTGAAGGGAGCCGGACTCCGCGAGATTCTCCTGCAAAAGGAAGTGCTGTGGTTCTTCGGCTCTGTATTCCTGCTGGCCATCGGCTACCGGATGAACGAGGCCTTCCTGACGATCAGCCTCAAGGGCATGAATGCAGGTGATGAAGTTGTCGGCTGGGCGCTGCTGGCTTCAGCGCTCAGTGAGATCCCCATCTTCTTCCTGCTCAGCAGATATGGCGACAAGTTCAAGGAGCTGCCGCTGCTTGCTTTTGCCAGCCTGATGTTCACGCTGCGCTTTCTGTTCATGTCGCTGGCCCAGGAGCCGGGTACCGTGGTTGCCATTCAGGCCATGCACAGCATTTCGTTCGGCATTTATTATGTAACTGCGGTCCGCTACATCACCCGGATCATCCCTGATCATCTGCGGGCAACCGGAATGGCGCTCTTCACCGTCGTATGGTCCAGCGGCGCAGGTCTGCTCAGCGGCACCTTCGGCGGACTGATCTATCAGGATGCCGGCCGGATTGTATTCTATCTGGTCGCTACCGGCTTCTCGGTTCTGGCCTTCATCGGCTTCCTGTCCAAGCATCTGATGGACCTCGGGGGCGGCACAGACCGTCCGCTGCGGCGTAAGAGCAAGACCCCGCTCTGA
- a CDS encoding ABC-F family ATP-binding cassette domain-containing protein, which produces MNIMTVEHLSKSYGEKTLFRDASFGMDDRDKIGVIGVNGTGKSTFLKIIAGLDTADEGQISIGNNVRVQFLAQNPPYEPGNTVLQQVFAGEDPELATMREYMEVMSLLEQNPGDSGLESRLVRIGQAIDAAGTWQLESEAKTVLTKLGITRFDARMESLSGGQRKRVALAAALITPSELLILDEPTNHIDTDSVAWLEQYLQKRRGALLMVTHDRYFLERVASVMLELDGGNLYRYEANYSRFLELKADREEREASAEQKRKNLLRTELAWIRRGAKARSTKQKARIDRFEKLKESTGGASASSMDISVASTRLGRKIIEIQNLTKSLDGRTLIKDLNYIAVPQDRVGIVGKNGSGKSTLLNLIAGKLTPDSGEVQLGTTVKLGYFTQEHQDMDLSLRAIEYVKEEAEIIKTADGSVITAGQMLERFLFPPAMQWTPISKLSGGEKRRLYLLRVLMGAPNVLLLDEPTNDLDIGTLAVLEDYLDEFPGVVFTVSHDRYFLDRTVDKLIAFEDGGIRLHVGDYSEYEEWLAKNVPSGSGNSGKAEGGSGRSASGTGAAAAEQGGNAQAGSAPREKLKFTFKEQREYEGIDEAIEQAEQHLTDISAQMEAAFADSGRLQELVEKQRQGEAELERLMERWTYLSELAEKIAGK; this is translated from the coding sequence ATGAATATTATGACAGTGGAACATCTCTCCAAGAGCTACGGGGAGAAAACCCTGTTCCGTGATGCCTCCTTTGGCATGGACGACAGGGATAAGATAGGCGTAATTGGCGTCAATGGCACGGGAAAATCAACCTTTCTGAAGATTATCGCCGGGCTCGATACAGCAGATGAGGGGCAGATTAGCATCGGCAATAATGTGCGGGTGCAGTTCCTGGCCCAGAATCCGCCTTATGAGCCTGGAAATACGGTCTTGCAGCAGGTATTTGCCGGAGAGGACCCGGAGCTTGCGACGATGCGGGAATACATGGAGGTGATGTCTCTCCTGGAGCAGAATCCGGGAGACTCAGGGCTGGAGAGCAGGCTTGTCCGGATTGGACAGGCCATCGACGCCGCCGGCACCTGGCAGCTGGAGAGTGAGGCGAAGACGGTCCTCACGAAGCTGGGGATTACCCGCTTCGATGCGCGGATGGAGAGCCTGTCGGGTGGACAGCGCAAGCGCGTAGCGCTGGCGGCGGCACTGATTACACCGTCGGAGCTGCTGATTCTGGATGAGCCTACCAACCATATTGATACGGATTCCGTAGCCTGGCTGGAGCAGTATCTGCAGAAGCGGCGCGGGGCGCTGCTGATGGTAACGCATGACCGTTATTTCCTGGAACGGGTAGCCAGTGTAATGCTTGAGCTGGACGGCGGGAATCTGTACCGGTATGAAGCGAACTATTCGCGGTTCCTGGAGCTGAAGGCAGACCGTGAAGAACGGGAGGCATCGGCCGAGCAGAAGCGCAAGAATCTGCTGCGCACCGAGCTGGCCTGGATTCGCCGCGGGGCTAAGGCCCGCTCCACGAAGCAGAAGGCGCGGATCGACCGCTTCGAGAAGCTCAAGGAGAGCACGGGAGGCGCATCGGCGTCATCTATGGATATCTCTGTAGCCTCCACCAGACTGGGCCGCAAAATCATTGAGATTCAGAATCTCACCAAATCGCTGGATGGCCGGACCTTAATCAAGGATCTGAATTATATTGCTGTGCCGCAGGACCGCGTGGGGATTGTCGGCAAGAACGGCAGCGGCAAGTCCACGCTGCTTAACCTGATTGCCGGTAAGCTTACCCCGGACAGCGGTGAGGTGCAGCTCGGGACAACCGTGAAGCTGGGCTATTTCACCCAGGAGCATCAGGACATGGATCTCAGCCTGCGGGCGATCGAGTATGTGAAGGAAGAAGCCGAGATCATCAAGACCGCAGACGGCAGTGTCATCACCGCCGGGCAAATGCTGGAGCGCTTCCTGTTCCCGCCCGCGATGCAGTGGACGCCAATCTCCAAGCTGTCCGGCGGCGAGAAAAGACGTCTCTACCTGCTGCGTGTCCTCATGGGAGCGCCGAACGTGCTGCTGCTCGATGAGCCGACGAATGATCTGGACATCGGTACACTCGCTGTGCTGGAGGACTACCTCGATGAATTCCCTGGCGTCGTCTTCACGGTATCGCATGACCGTTACTTCCTGGACCGCACCGTGGATAAGCTGATTGCCTTCGAGGATGGGGGCATCCGCCTGCATGTCGGCGACTATAGCGAATATGAAGAGTGGCTGGCGAAGAACGTCCCTTCGGGCAGCGGGAACTCCGGCAAGGCAGAAGGCGGCTCCGGCCGCAGCGCCAGCGGGACGGGTGCTGCCGCTGCTGAGCAGGGCGGGAATGCACAGGCCGGGTCAGCGCCGCGCGAGAAGCTGAAATTCACCTTCAAGGAGCAGCGTGAGTATGAGGGGATCGATGAGGCTATTGAACAGGCGGAGCAGCATCTGACGGATATCTCGGCACAGATGGAAGCGGCCTTCGCTGACTCCGGCAGACTCCAGGAGCTGGTGGAGAAGCAGCGGCAGGGCGAGGCAGAGCTGGAGCGCCTGATGGAGCGCTGGACGTATCTGAGTGAGCTGGCGGAGAAGATCGCGGGTAAGTAG
- a CDS encoding DUF92 domain-containing protein, translating into MQWLIGACGALLVAGAAYWKQSLSFSGMVAAVVMGTIYFGAGNLFWFGILLVFFISSTLLSKLHHENKAELEATYDKTGRRDAGQVFANGGLGMLAVLLNAVYPLELWGFLFIGVMATVTSDTWATEIGTLARKPPRSVLTGKVLQAGTSGGVSLPGTLAAAAGGALIGAASWVLRAASGMTPHAFWLLVLAGLLGGLAGAFADSVLGATVQRMNRCTVCGREVEASMHCGKPTEYARGWRWMDNDTVNAVSSIIGGAVALLVSYISYIG; encoded by the coding sequence CTGCAATGGCTGATCGGGGCCTGCGGTGCGCTGCTGGTTGCCGGGGCTGCCTACTGGAAGCAGTCGCTTAGCTTCTCAGGGATGGTGGCGGCAGTCGTCATGGGGACGATCTATTTCGGTGCGGGGAATCTGTTCTGGTTCGGTATCCTGCTCGTGTTCTTCATTTCCTCAACCCTGCTGTCGAAGCTGCATCATGAGAATAAGGCCGAGCTGGAGGCCACGTATGACAAAACCGGACGCCGCGACGCGGGTCAGGTCTTCGCCAACGGCGGACTCGGGATGCTGGCCGTTCTGCTGAACGCGGTCTATCCGCTGGAGCTCTGGGGCTTCCTGTTCATCGGGGTGATGGCTACCGTAACCTCGGATACATGGGCGACAGAGATCGGCACGCTGGCCCGGAAGCCTCCCCGGTCGGTCCTGACCGGGAAGGTGCTGCAGGCAGGTACCTCCGGCGGCGTATCCCTGCCCGGGACGCTGGCTGCGGCGGCGGGAGGGGCACTCATCGGCGCGGCCTCCTGGGTGCTGCGGGCGGCCTCCGGCATGACGCCCCATGCCTTCTGGCTGCTGGTGCTGGCCGGACTGCTGGGCGGGCTCGCGGGAGCTTTTGCCGACTCCGTTCTGGGGGCAACCGTGCAACGGATGAACCGCTGCACGGTCTGCGGCCGCGAGGTCGAGGCCTCTATGCACTGCGGGAAGCCTACGGAATACGCCAGGGGCTGGCGCTGGATGGACAATGATACTGTAAATGCTGTAAGTTCTATAATAGGCGGTGCTGTAGCGCTGCTGGTCAGTTATATCAGTTACATAGGATAA
- the pepF gene encoding oligoendopeptidase F, whose protein sequence is MEQLPKRSEVPAENRWKLEDMFASEEQWDAEYKEVKALITSAASFQGKLDSPDALKKCFELDDKLSLLTERLYVYAHMRQDEDTAAPKYQALSSKAKKLGVEAGEALSFVTPEILALPDATLDQFIADPSLSDYTFTLTEMKREKAHVLSKAEEALLAQVSTIAQAPQTVFSMLNNADLKFPKIKNEEGKEVELTHGSYIQFLESPDREVRKNAFKAVYETYGKQKNTIAATLSANVNKNVFYSRVRKYPSVLEMSLYGDNIPKEVYTNLIDTIHESLPLMHRYMKLRQKLLGVDELHMYDLFAPLVDEYKLDITFDEAKKITKEGLKPLGEDYLSVLQEGYDKGWIDVYENENKRSGAYSWGAYGTHPYVLLNHNDNLNSMFTLAHEMGHALHSYYSDTALKYRDAQYTIFLAEVASTTNEALLMDYLLNKSTDPKEKMYLLTYYADQFRTTVFRQTMFAEFEKIIHQRAEEGESLTPQDLSAIYYDLNVKYYGKDMVIDQDIEMEWARIPHFYNSFYVYKYATGFSAATSFAKQILEEGKPAVDRYLGFLKSGGSDYSINILSKAGVDMSSPEPIREAMSVFESVIEQMEQLTK, encoded by the coding sequence ATGGAACAATTACCTAAGAGAAGTGAAGTACCCGCCGAGAACCGCTGGAAGCTTGAAGATATGTTTGCTTCAGAGGAGCAATGGGATGCCGAATATAAGGAAGTGAAGGCGCTGATTACAAGCGCTGCCTCCTTCCAGGGGAAGCTGGATTCTCCGGATGCCCTGAAGAAGTGCTTCGAGCTGGACGATAAGCTGTCCCTGCTGACTGAACGCCTCTATGTCTATGCGCATATGCGCCAGGACGAGGATACAGCGGCTCCGAAGTACCAAGCTCTCTCCTCCAAGGCCAAGAAGCTTGGCGTTGAAGCGGGTGAAGCTCTTTCTTTTGTCACACCTGAGATTCTGGCCCTGCCTGACGCGACACTGGACCAGTTCATCGCCGACCCTTCGCTCTCCGACTACACCTTCACCTTGACTGAAATGAAGCGTGAGAAGGCCCATGTCCTGTCCAAGGCGGAAGAAGCGCTGCTGGCTCAGGTCAGCACGATCGCCCAGGCCCCGCAAACCGTATTCAGCATGCTGAATAATGCGGATCTGAAGTTCCCGAAGATTAAGAACGAAGAAGGCAAGGAAGTTGAGCTGACCCACGGAAGCTATATTCAATTCCTCGAAAGCCCGGACCGTGAGGTGCGCAAGAACGCCTTCAAAGCGGTCTATGAAACCTACGGCAAGCAAAAGAACACGATTGCCGCCACGCTGAGCGCGAATGTGAATAAGAATGTCTTTTACTCCCGTGTGCGCAAATACCCTTCCGTGCTGGAAATGTCCTTGTACGGCGACAATATTCCGAAGGAAGTCTACACGAATCTGATCGATACGATTCACGAGAGTCTGCCGCTGATGCACCGTTATATGAAGCTGCGCCAGAAGCTGCTTGGGGTAGATGAGCTACATATGTATGACTTGTTCGCTCCGCTTGTGGACGAATATAAGCTGGATATTACTTTTGACGAAGCCAAGAAGATTACCAAGGAAGGCCTGAAGCCGCTTGGCGAGGACTACCTTAGTGTTCTGCAGGAAGGCTATGACAAAGGCTGGATCGATGTCTACGAGAATGAGAACAAACGCTCCGGCGCATACAGCTGGGGGGCTTACGGCACCCACCCTTACGTGCTGCTGAATCATAATGACAATCTGAACAGCATGTTCACACTGGCACATGAGATGGGTCACGCCCTGCACTCCTACTATTCGGACACGGCGCTGAAGTACCGGGACGCGCAGTACACTATTTTCCTGGCGGAGGTTGCTTCTACTACCAATGAGGCGCTGCTGATGGATTACCTGCTGAACAAATCCACAGATCCGAAGGAAAAAATGTACCTGCTCACCTATTATGCCGACCAGTTCCGCACGACGGTATTCCGGCAGACGATGTTTGCTGAATTCGAAAAAATCATTCACCAGCGTGCTGAAGAAGGCGAGTCGCTCACACCGCAGGATCTCTCGGCCATCTACTATGACCTGAATGTCAAGTATTACGGCAAGGATATGGTGATTGATCAGGATATTGAGATGGAGTGGGCACGGATTCCGCATTTCTATAACAGCTTCTACGTCTATAAATATGCTACCGGCTTCTCGGCGGCGACGAGCTTCGCCAAACAGATTCTGGAGGAAGGCAAACCGGCGGTTGACCGTTACCTCGGCTTCCTGAAGAGCGGCGGCAGTGATTATTCCATTAACATCCTGAGCAAAGCCGGGGTTGATATGTCGTCTCCTGAACCGATCCGCGAAGCCATGAGCGTATTTGAGAGCGTGATCGAACAGATGGAGCAGTTGACCAAGTAA
- a CDS encoding glycerophosphodiester phosphodiesterase — MNNMCVAHRGFSGKAPENTLAAVRMAIALPFVRWIEIDVQLTKDGVPVVIHDYSLDRTTNGHGKVKNMEYEPMRRLDAGSWKGRAFRGERVPSLEEVLALASGRLRLNIELKTVGDMYPGLAQAVIDLVNAKGMREEVVLTSFDAGVLRRIKELDARFHTGLIYDSRSGNPAGKLDELGCSFLSISYDRLSPVLAKSLIERGVQVMAWTLNKGKEMRRLSEIHSDIMICTNRPDIWGELFLKA, encoded by the coding sequence ATGAACAATATGTGTGTAGCCCACCGCGGATTTTCCGGTAAGGCCCCCGAGAATACACTGGCCGCCGTGCGGATGGCGATTGCGCTGCCTTTTGTACGCTGGATAGAGATTGATGTGCAGCTGACGAAGGACGGGGTTCCCGTGGTCATCCATGATTATTCCCTGGACCGTACGACCAACGGACACGGCAAGGTGAAGAATATGGAGTACGAGCCGATGCGGCGGCTGGATGCGGGGAGCTGGAAAGGGCGTGCTTTTCGCGGAGAGCGGGTGCCTTCTCTGGAAGAGGTGCTTGCTCTGGCATCAGGCCGGCTGCGGCTGAATATTGAACTGAAGACGGTGGGGGATATGTATCCCGGTCTTGCGCAGGCAGTCATTGATCTGGTGAATGCCAAGGGAATGCGCGAGGAAGTGGTGCTGACCTCGTTCGATGCCGGTGTATTGCGGCGGATCAAGGAGCTGGACGCGCGGTTCCATACAGGGCTGATCTATGACTCCAGATCCGGTAATCCTGCGGGTAAGCTTGATGAGCTGGGCTGCTCTTTCTTATCCATCAGCTATGACCGGCTTAGCCCGGTTCTGGCCAAATCCCTGATTGAACGCGGGGTGCAGGTGATGGCCTGGACCTTGAATAAGGGCAAGGAAATGCGCCGCCTGTCGGAGATTCATTCCGATATTATGATCTGTACGAACCGTCCGGATATCTGGGGCGAACTCTTTTTGAAGGCCTAA
- a CDS encoding tetratricopeptide repeat protein, with amino-acid sequence MTVTHTIEEAVQLRSSGQAEEARNMLLQLLSEGDSTAELHYQLAWTHDVLGLEREAVAYYEQSLALGLPDAEQKAGAMLGLGSTYRTLGQYAESRALLEQGVLEFPQRAEFKAFLAMTLHNLGAHTEAMELLLTLLADTSADPGIRDYRKAIKYYADKLEQVWP; translated from the coding sequence GTGACTGTGACTCATACGATAGAAGAAGCCGTGCAGCTGCGCTCCTCTGGCCAAGCTGAAGAAGCGAGGAACATGCTGTTACAGCTACTCTCAGAGGGCGACAGTACTGCTGAGCTGCATTATCAGCTGGCATGGACGCATGATGTGTTGGGCTTGGAGCGTGAGGCGGTAGCTTATTACGAGCAGAGTCTTGCCTTAGGTCTTCCAGATGCGGAGCAGAAGGCAGGCGCGATGCTGGGTCTGGGCAGTACGTACCGGACGCTCGGGCAGTATGCGGAGTCCCGTGCGCTCCTGGAGCAGGGTGTGCTTGAATTCCCGCAACGGGCGGAATTCAAGGCTTTTCTGGCCATGACGCTGCATAATCTCGGTGCACACACCGAAGCCATGGAGCTGCTGCTTACCTTACTTGCGGATACATCCGCCGATCCCGGTATCCGGGATTACCGTAAGGCCATCAAGTACTATGCGGACAAGCTGGAGCAGGTATGGCCTTAA